The genome window TAGCCGGTCGCATTTGCTTCAGAACTCCAGGCGCCCATGTTCAAGAAGTTTCCATCGAGATCCAGCGATTCAATGCGGAACTGCTTCAGATAGTAGCGCTTCCCGGCGATCGAGCCCGAGACGATCAGGCGGTGCGTCGGGCCCCCCCCAGACCCGGTGGTGGCCCAGTTCGCGCTTTCGGCATATGGAGTGAGAAACAGGCGTGCCCTCTTTCCATTTCGGGTTTCACCCACGAGGGCAACTCTCCGCTTCCTCTGAGCGTACGGCGTCCCATCCGGATCGCCGTTGATCAGCAAGTAGGTCGAAACTCCGTAGCGACCAGGAATTCCATCCACCTCCCCGAGAAATCGGACTCTCAAGTTTGGATAGGTGGTGGCGTCCTCCAACCGGGCCTTCAGATTGGCTTGGTTTGCCTGATTGAAGAGAGCGGCGTTGTTCTCGTCGGTCCCGTTTCCTGAACCCTTGCTGACAGGCGCTACCCAGTAGTCAACGACGGTTTGGGAATGAAGTGGATGGAGACCAGCCAGCAACCAGAGAATCGTGGCGAGAGTGCGACATTGCAGGACGCTTGTCCCGAGTCGCTTGGACATGTCGGCGTGGTCCATGGTCGTAAAGTCTGTTGTGTCCTAATCTTTGGGTTTAGCCATGCTTACGGCTCGGAGGATGCGATAGGATGCTTTCCCATGGGAGATGCAAGGAAAAAACACCGCTGAGGTGGCGAGAACTCGGGACGGATTCGTCCCTCCTACTGTTGGGTGCCGTGGCGGGCGGCCAGATGACGATGACCGGGGCGCGGCAGGACGTGGATCCCGGTCGCCGGCGGATTTCAGCGCCCTGTGCCGGTGGTGCGGACCGAGCCGTCGGCCCGCACCAATATCTCGCGGGTCCCGGGAGGGACGGCGCTGCGGGTGGTTTGACCGCCGGGCCAGCGGACCTCCAGCGTGAGGTTGCCTTCGGGGAGGGCGAGCACGGTGACCGGACTGTCGGCACTCCAATAACCGTCGCCCAGGCGCAGTTCGCGACGCGGCCCTGCGGTCTCTCCGGAAAGGATCCGCAGCGCGGCACCGATGCCGGCGGCATTGGCCCCCGTACCCTCCAGTCGGACGCGAAGCCCGGGGCGCCCTCTGGTGTTTCGGAAGAGCCGGGTGGCGGCACCGTTCTGGGTGAGCACCACGTCGGGTCGTCCGTCGCCATCAAAGTCGGCTACTGCTGCACCCCGCTGCTGGCCGTACGCCGCAAGGCCGCTCAGGGGCACCGGGGTGAAGCCACCCCGGCCATCCCCCCGAAGCCAGAGACCCCGTCCCGCGTCATTGCGCGCCGTGAGCGGATCTTGGTCGAACCAGTTCTCCGCAACGACGAGGTCCTCCGCACCGTCGCCATCGGCGTCCAAAACCACCAAACCAAACACCGGCGCCAGTTGCGCGGCGTCTGGAAGGGCCCGGGCCTCGAAATGGTCCCCACGATTCAGGAACAACGTCGTCGCCAGCCAGCGGATCTCCATGCGCGTCGTGCGCTGCAGTCGCCCGCCAAAAATTTCCGGCACCGTCATTTCGGAGAACGCGGTGTAGGTCGGCACCGCGGCACGCAGCCATGGGTAGGCCATCGCCCAGACCGGATACTCGCGTCCCGGCCATTCACGGTCCCCTTGCGGGATCACTTCGATCAGGTCCGCGAGGCCCAGCCCCTCCAGGTCGCCAAAGTAGAGGCGGCGGACCCCCGCAGGTTCCGGCGGGCCGGCGGGCGCCCCGGCGTATCGGCTGTTCCAACCCCAGTTGCCGGCCACCAGATCCAGGTGGCCGTCGCCGTCGGCATCCACCGCCGTGATGCTGTTCCAAAGCCCGGTGAACTGCTCCAGCAACCAGGAGCGTCCGCCCAGCCGCACCGTGGGATTCCATTCGGTGAACGCGCCCCGCTGATTTCGAAAGATCCGGAGCGGGCCCCAATGGCCCGCGACGGCGAGTTCGGGCAGGCCGTCGCCGTCGAGGTCGGTGAAGCAGGCACCGCTGATGGCACCGAGCGCCTCGAACCGGCGATGGATCATCAGCCGTCCCCCCGAGCTCTTGAGCAGCAACGACGGCGCCGGCTCGGGCCACCGGCCCGGCATCGCGCGCCCACCCACAAAGATCTCCAGTTCGCCATCCCCATCCACATCGGCTGCGGCCAGAGGGCCCACGCTGAACGGCACCCCGAGCACCGCTTCGCCGCTGCGCCCGGCCGCAAGGTCGTACAGCCGCAGCGCCCCGCCGTTGGTCTGCCCGTCCTCCCAATTGCTCGACCCGGCCAGCAGGAAGCCGCCGATCGGCAGCAGGGTCGTCGTGTCACGGGCCACCGGTCTCTGGAACATCGGTTCCTCAAGCCGCTGGAACCCTCCGGCGCCGTTGTTGGTGAAGACGGCCACCCGGCCGCCACGCCCGGACCCGATCACCAGATCGTCATGTCCGTCCCGGTTGAGGTCGGTCCAGGCCACACCGGGCCCGAGTTGACTCAGGCGGTATGGCAACAGCGGCTGCCGGGCGAAGTCGTCGGCCGGTTCCTCGAAGTGGACATGGCCCAGGCGGTCGGAAACGTCGGTGAACAGGGGCTCCGGAAGCGGTGGCGCAGGCTCCGGACCGCCGGGGCTCCCGGACCGCGGTTCGTGAATCTCGACGAGGGAATCCGGAGGCAGCGGACCGACGTCGCTGCGGGCACCGGACGGCCAGGCCACCTCGACCCGCAGCTCCCGGGCGTCCGATGCCGCAAGGGTCACCACCGCGTCGTCGCCACTGAGGTAGCGTCCGCCGGCGATCATTTCGCGCCGTTGCGGTGCCAGCGCAGTGGCGGGTTCATCGGCATGGGGTCGGACGATCACCCGGGCGCCGATGCCGCGGGTGTTGGGGCCGGAACTGCGGAGCCGCACCGCGAGGCGGGGCGCCGCGCTGTTGTTTCGATAGATCCCGGGGGCGTCGTACAGGTTGTTGAGCACCACGTCCGCATCGCCATCAAGATCCAGATCCGCAAGCGCCGATCCCTGGGAAACCCCGGGCGTGTCAAATCCCCAGGCCGCGGCCATTTCGTGGAAGGCGGGAATGACCGCGACACCCGGCCCCGCCATCCGGCGCCGTTCACCGGTGAGGTTTCGAAAGAGGGCGTTGGGCGTGTTCAGCCGGGGAAGGGTGCGCACCAGCCGCGCAATGTCCGCCGGGCTCAGCGTCCGTCCCCCGCGCTGTGCGGACGCGATCCGTTCGCCGCCGTCGCTGTCCTGAAAGTCGCGCCACTGCCCGTTGGTGACGAGGATGTCCTCGTAGCCGTCCAGATCCACGTCGAGGAAGAGGGGTCCCCACGACCAGTCGCTGCTCTCCACCCCGGCAAAGAAGGCGATCTCGGCAAAGGTGGTGTCGCCGCGGTTCCATTGGAGCGCGTTGCGCTGCAATTGCACCCGGTCCTCGAACAGGCCCGGCGGACGAAACTGCGGCATCATCGCGGCCAACGCCCGGGCCCGTGCGGCGCGATCGCGCGCCAGCATGTCCACGGTGAAGAGGTCCACATGCCCGTCCCGGTCGAGGTCCCCGAAATCCACGCCCATCGAGAACATGCTGTTGCTCCGCAGGGCCGTCCTCGGGATGGCCCGGAAGACCACCCGCCCGCCCGATGACGCATTCAGCCAGAAGCGGTCCGGGGTGTGCAGGTCGTTGCAGACGTACAGATCGGGACGCCCATCGCCGTTGACGTCTCCGAAGCGCGCCGCCAGGCCCCA of Verrucomicrobiia bacterium contains these proteins:
- a CDS encoding VCBS repeat-containing protein; amino-acid sequence: MRPWPWIRGWIFAGLLGAVAAAAAPLEWVSLGTNRYARVTPEGTGEAGFTRMPAAALGITFTNRVADDRSLTNRNLLSGSGVALGDVDGDGWCDLMFVGLDVAPQLVRNLGEWRFEDITTAAFPGVDFRLPSGAFDHTGVTFADVDGDGDMDLLLNALGGGTRLFLNDGRGRFTEATDAAGLRTRRGATSMALADVDGDGDLDLYVAHFRPTTILDQPTAKFTLRQEGGQAVVTALNGRPTTDPDLANRFELGATGEVIEFGEPDALWINDGTGRFIEARWTDGTFLDEDGRPLAAAPRDWGLAARFGDVNGDGRPDLYVCNDLHTPDRFWLNASSGGRVVFRAIPRTALRSNSMFSMGVDFGDLDRDGHVDLFTVDMLARDRAARARALAAMMPQFRPPGLFEDRVQLQRNALQWNRGDTTFAEIAFFAGVESSDWSWGPLFLDVDLDGYEDILVTNGQWRDFQDSDGGERIASAQRGGRTLSPADIARLVRTLPRLNTPNALFRNLTGERRRMAGPGVAVIPAFHEMAAAWGFDTPGVSQGSALADLDLDGDADVVLNNLYDAPGIYRNNSAAPRLAVRLRSSGPNTRGIGARVIVRPHADEPATALAPQRREMIAGGRYLSGDDAVVTLAASDARELRVEVAWPSGARSDVGPLPPDSLVEIHEPRSGSPGGPEPAPPLPEPLFTDVSDRLGHVHFEEPADDFARQPLLPYRLSQLGPGVAWTDLNRDGHDDLVIGSGRGGRVAVFTNNGAGGFQRLEEPMFQRPVARDTTTLLPIGGFLLAGSSNWEDGQTNGGALRLYDLAAGRSGEAVLGVPFSVGPLAAADVDGDGELEIFVGGRAMPGRWPEPAPSLLLKSSGGRLMIHRRFEALGAISGACFTDLDGDGLPELAVAGHWGPLRIFRNQRGAFTEWNPTVRLGGRSWLLEQFTGLWNSITAVDADGDGHLDLVAGNWGWNSRYAGAPAGPPEPAGVRRLYFGDLEGLGLADLIEVIPQGDREWPGREYPVWAMAYPWLRAAVPTYTAFSEMTVPEIFGGRLQRTTRMEIRWLATTLFLNRGDHFEARALPDAAQLAPVFGLVVLDADGDGAEDLVVAENWFDQDPLTARNDAGRGLWLRGDGRGGFTPVPLSGLAAYGQQRGAAVADFDGDGRPDVVLTQNGAATRLFRNTRGRPGLRVRLEGTGANAAGIGAALRILSGETAGPRRELRLGDGYWSADSPVTVLALPEGNLTLEVRWPGGQTTRSAVPPGTREILVRADGSVRTTGTGR